Sequence from the Deferribacter autotrophicus genome:
TCTTTTGTCCTGGTTTAAACTTAGGATCAAACATTTTTTATATACCTTCTAATTTTCTGAAAGAGAACTACATCTGCTGGTGCCAAATTATAATTTAGTACTTTTGTAGATGACACCCACAGAATCTTATCATGAACTGTTAGCAAAAAATTTTTATCTATTAAATCAGTTAATACACCTATCAATTTGATTTTATTACGATTATAATGGTATATTATTTCCCCCAGAATCTTTTTTCCGACGGACTTTACATTCAATTCTTCGAAAAGCTCCCTTTCTATACATTGTTGAGGAGTTTCTCCGTCTTCTATTTTACCACCCGGGAATTCCCAATAACCAGCTAGAACTTCTCCTGTTTTACGACGTGCTAATAATATCCTTTTTTCATCATCAAGTATAATTGCTGCAGCTACTTCTTTCATTAATGAATATAATATCATTAACACAGCAAGTCTTCAATGAAAAGTAAGGATTGTAACCTTCTGGTGCTGGATTAAGATTGTGATAAAATCCGTTATTTTCAGATTATAAACAAATTTACCTTTTTGCTGTAACTTACTTATACATAATATTTTTTATAACCATTTCATAATGGAATAACCGTTTGCTTGAATCTTTGATTTTTCCCACTTCTGCCACAATTTAATCAATGACTAATTTTAAATAGGAATTAAAAATAAAAAGCTGGAAATTAATTTATAATAACTTGAGAAAAAATAGTTTGTATGTTTATTAAAAAAATCTTGACAAGTGATTTCAATGTTATTAATTTCACACTTATACAAAAAACAGAAATTGTTGTTTTGATACATCGGGTTTTGTGTGTTCATAACTTAAGACATAGGAAATAAATAATCCATAAACAATTTCAATCAAACAATGAGGTGTAGTGTGAATTTATCGGAATTAAAGAAAAAGTCTATTGAAGAACTTGTTGCTATTGCCAATGATTTTGATATCGAGCATGCAGATAATCTTTTGAAGCAGGAATTGATTTTTGAAATCTTAAAGGCTGCAAGTGAGAAAAATGGACAAATTTACGGAGAAGGTGTCTTAGAGGTTCTCCCTGATGGTTTTGGTTTTTTAAGGTCTCCTGATGCCAATTATTTACCTGGGCCTGATGATATTTATGTTTCACCTGCTCAGATTAAGAGGCTTGGACTTAGGAGTGGTGATACCATTCAGGGTGAAATCAGACCTCCAAAGGATAATGAAAAGTATTTTGCTCTTTTGAAAGTAGAGAGGGTGAATTGGGAGCCACCCAAAAGGCAGCGTAATCTTTTTGAGAACTTAACTCCATTATTTCCTGACGAAAGGATGAATCTAGAGGCTTTTCCTGCAGCCTATGATACAAGAATTATGAATCTGCTTGCACCCGTTGGGAAAGGGCAGAGGGGGCTTATTGTTGCTCCACCAAAAGCTGGTAAGACAATGCTTCTGAAATCCATTGCGAACAGTATTACTAAAAATCATCCAGAAGTATATCTTATAATTTTGCTTATAGATGAACGTCCTGAAGAAGTTACGGATATGCAGAGATCTGTGCAAGCAGAGGTAGTTAGTTCTACTTTTGATGAGCCAGCTTTCAGACACGTGCATGTCGCTGAGATGGTTTTAAACAAGGCAAAAAGACTTGTTGAACATGGTAATGATGTATGTATTCTTCTTGACAGTATTACAAGGCTTGCAAGAGCTTACAACTCCGTTGAACCACCAAGTGGAAAAGTATTGAGTGGTGGTGTGGATGCCAATGCGCTTCATAAGCCAA
This genomic interval carries:
- a CDS encoding (deoxy)nucleoside triphosphate pyrophosphohydrolase — encoded protein: MKEVAAAIILDDEKRILLARRKTGEVLAGYWEFPGGKIEDGETPQQCIERELFEELNVKSVGKKILGEIIYHYNRNKIKLIGVLTDLIDKNFLLTVHDKILWVSSTKVLNYNLAPADVVLFQKIRRYIKNV
- the rho gene encoding transcription termination factor Rho, producing the protein MNLSELKKKSIEELVAIANDFDIEHADNLLKQELIFEILKAASEKNGQIYGEGVLEVLPDGFGFLRSPDANYLPGPDDIYVSPAQIKRLGLRSGDTIQGEIRPPKDNEKYFALLKVERVNWEPPKRQRNLFENLTPLFPDERMNLEAFPAAYDTRIMNLLAPVGKGQRGLIVAPPKAGKTMLLKSIANSITKNHPEVYLIILLIDERPEEVTDMQRSVQAEVVSSTFDEPAFRHVHVAEMVLNKAKRLVEHGNDVCILLDSITRLARAYNSVEPPSGKVLSGGVDANALHKPKRFFGAARNIEEGGSLTIIATALIDTGSRMDEVIFEEFKGTGNMELHLDRKLAERRIFPAIDINKSGTRREELLLTKEELNKVWILRRFLSNMNSVDAMEFLLDKIKGTKTNKEFLESMSK